The DNA window CGTTGACGAAGTAGAGGGGTAACGACCAGGGCTGACGGATGAAGGATGAAACCATAATCGAAGCCCGAAGGGTTCAGGCAGACGAGGCCCGCGGGGCCGCATCACCCCCTTCTTCCGTCGGAACGCACCCCCTGCTTCGTCCAGTCGTCGCCGTCGGCTCGGCCGCGGTCGGCATGCTAGAGTTCATCGGTCAGGTGGGGTTCCTGTTCGGCGATGCGATGCGTTCGGCCCCCCGTGGTCTGGTGTCCGGTCGCGGGCGTCGCCTGGGCTGGCAGAACCTCTGGGCCCAGATGGTTCGCGTCGGCGTCAAGGCGGTACCGATCGTCATGCTGGTGCTCTTCTGCATCGGCGCTATTCTCGCCCTTCAGATGGCCCCGGTCCTTAAAGGCTACGGCGCCGTCGACCGAACCGCCGATATCATTTCAATCGCCGTCTTTCGCGAGCTCGGACCGCTCGTCGCCGCCGTGGTGCTGACGGGTTTCGCCGGTGCCAGCATCGCCGCCGAGCTGGGCAGCATGGTCGTTTCGGAGGAAATCGAAGCACTCGAAGCCCAGGCGATCAGCCCGGTCCGTTTCCTGGTGCTGCCCCGCGTCATCGGCACCACCATCATGATGGTCTGCGTCGCTGTCGTCGCCGATCTGACCGGCGTGCTCGGCGGAATGGTCGTCGGGCAGGCGTTCCTCGGCATCGAACCTCGCAAATACATCACGTACACCTTCGAAGCTATCAAGATACGAGACTTCGTGACCGGCCTGGTGAAGGCAGGTGTGTTCGGAATGCTGATCAGCAGCCTGGCGTGTCACCTGGGGCTTAGCGTGACCGGCGGCGCACAAGGCGTCGGTGCCGCCACGACTCGAACCGTCGTCCTGACCATTGTCGCGCTGATCATCGTCGACCTGATGTTCACCGCCGTCTTCTACGCCATCGGATGGTGAGAAGAGAGTGCTGAGTTGAACGTGCCGAGCGCTGAGTGACAGACTCAACCCCGGCTGTCCTCGACTCAGCACTCAGTACTTTCGACGCAGCACTTTAAGATGTCAGACACCGCCATCCATGTCGCCTCGGTCACCAAACGCTTCAGCGGCCGGGTGATCCTCGACCGGATCGATCTGAAGGTCGAGCGTGGCGAAACGCTGGTCATTCTTGGCGGCTCGGGGTCGGGCAAGTCCACGCTGCTGCGTCTGATGATGGGAAACATCCGGCCCGACGAAGGAGACATCCTCGTCCATCCCCCCGGCCAGGAGCCGCCCAAGAGCCTGCGATCGCTGACCCCTGTCGAACTGGACGACTACCGTAAATCGATCGGCGTGCTTTTCCAGAGCGGGGCGTTGTTCAACTCGATGACCGTTGCCGACAACGTCGCCCTGCCGCTTCGAGAGCACACCGACCTGCCCGACGAGACCATCGAGATCATGGTCAAGATCAAGCTCGAGCTTGTCGGCCTGCGCGAGCACGCCGACAAAATGCCCGCAATGCTGTCCGGCGGCATGAAGAAGCGCGCCGGA is part of the Humisphaera borealis genome and encodes:
- a CDS encoding MlaE family ABC transporter permease, encoding MLEFIGQVGFLFGDAMRSAPRGLVSGRGRRLGWQNLWAQMVRVGVKAVPIVMLVLFCIGAILALQMAPVLKGYGAVDRTADIISIAVFRELGPLVAAVVLTGFAGASIAAELGSMVVSEEIEALEAQAISPVRFLVLPRVIGTTIMMVCVAVVADLTGVLGGMVVGQAFLGIEPRKYITYTFEAIKIRDFVTGLVKAGVFGMLISSLACHLGLSVTGGAQGVGAATTRTVVLTIVALIIVDLMFTAVFYAIGW
- a CDS encoding ABC transporter ATP-binding protein, with product MSDTAIHVASVTKRFSGRVILDRIDLKVERGETLVILGGSGSGKSTLLRLMMGNIRPDEGDILVHPPGQEPPKSLRSLTPVELDDYRKSIGVLFQSGALFNSMTVADNVALPLREHTDLPDETIEIMVKIKLELVGLREHADKMPAMLSGGMKKRAGLARALSLDPRALFYDEPSAGLDPVTSAEIDQLIIDLNKQLGVTSVVVTHEMDSAFRIADRMVLLDRGKFIVSGTPDEMRNSTDPLVRQFVHGLTEGPLTDRRRGGAYEVDLLGSDI